CCAGAATTCCAGAGCGGGTAAGGGAGACAGAGCATATACGGAGGCAGCAACGATTGCAGCCTGGGCCACAAGCCGGTATCTGACAGGGACATTATGGAGATCATCCCAGAATCCCAGCGCAGCGATCAGAGTCCCGCCTGCTAAGATGACAGGGATCACAGGACCTGATATTGATCCTGAAAAATACAATATCGAAAATGCGATCAGACTCGAGACGACAAAAGAGACTCCACCACCACGAGGCGTCGGCATCACATGAGAACAGCGATTGGTCGGAGACTTCACCAGCCCCAGTATGGGAGCCAGGTTAAGAATGACACAGGTACAAATTAAAGATACCAGAAACACGCCGACAGCGATCAGGCCTGGTATCATCAAGTTGCCGAACATCATTTGTCAACAAACCCTTTTCGAAAATGACCTGGACCTGATGCACATATAAATACAGGTAAATGCCGAGCGCTGAAGTATTTTTGGGTTCATATGATTTTAATACGTTCGTTTTTGCACAAATGTCTTCGAGACAAAGGGAGCTGGTTCAGACCTGGCCTGCAAAAATGATGGTTTCTGAACCGCGGGGGAGTATACCGGGTTAGTAAAAACGGGTCAATCCGTTATAAAACCCCTGTTTTCAGGGGATAAACTGAGGATAGATTGCTCCTGTGAGTCATTTTCCTACTCTCGAAACCCACCCTGCAGTGAACGTTATGGCAGATCACTGAAATTCTGGCGTTCGCTCTTTATTTGAACAGAGGTAATTTGTTCCCCCCTGCTGACATTGATTTTGCCTCTCGCGAAAATTATCGTCGAACTGTCATGCAATATCTGTCACGTAAACTCGTCTGGGTCCTGGCAAGCCTGGGTCTGCTGGGGATGATCCTCCAGAGCCTGCAGGTTCAGGTCGAACATACGCACTCAGCTGGAAATGTGGACCACAGCCACTCCCACGGACACAGTCATTCACACGGCCATGCTCACTCACATAACCACGGCCATTCGCACAGTCATTCCCACCGCCATCAGGGGCATGCGCATTCCCATAAAGCGAACCCCTCAGAAATTCCGCAGACGCACATCCACGTATCACTGCTCTGGTGGGAATTCACCCTGAATGTGGATTCGGACCAGAGTCAACCTGCGCCCGTTGTTTCAAATTCAGAACTACCAGACGCTGCGCCTTCAGAATCGCGAATCCACGAGCACCCCACCAGACGATCGACCGGGCCGCTCTTCACATCAGTCTCCTGGGGGCAGATCCTTGCGGAACTGTATTCGGGCTGGAGCTCTGTCCTGCCCCCTTCCCGAAACCAGCTGCCTGCACAGCAGGATCTGTTCGCGATGCTGTCTCTCCCCGCCTGCTGTTATGAATGTCTGGCAGCAGCGCCCCCTGTTCCCCCGCCCGAAACTCTGCTTTCTGTTTCATTCACGTAATCCCCGTGAAATGTCTGCGTATGGCATTCCGGGAAAGGTGCGTGCGTTCATTGCTGCGCCTATTTCACTCGAATGATTTTCAGAGACCGATCTCTGTCCGCGCTGATGTTGCGGACTGAGTAAGTGTCTCTTTTAGAAAGTGGGATTCCATTCCATGAAAACAAAACGTTTTGTTCCGAGGGGGTTCACTCTGATTGAGCTCCTGGTGGTGATTGCAATCATCGCCATTCTGATTGCCTTACTGTTGCCTGCCGTCCAGCAGGCACGGGAAGCAGCCAGAAGACTCTCGTGTAAAAATAACCTGAAACAGCTGGGGCTGGGATTGCACAATTACCAGGAAACCCATGGCTGTTATCCCCCCGGTTATGTGTATAAGCCGGGAACCGATGGCAACCAGTCCGGCTTTGGCTGGGTGACAATGATTCTGCCGATGATCGATCAGGCCAATCTGTACAACCAGTTTGACCTGGAAGAACCGATCTTCAGCCCCGTGAATCTGATCCCCCGCGAACGTCAGATTCCCGGCCTGCTCTGCCCGTCCGATTCGGTTTCGGAAAATGGCTTCATCGAAATGGGCAGTTCCGCCGAGCGGTATGCTATGGGCTGCTATGTCGCCAGTTTCGGTCCACCCGATCTGGATGCGACCCAGGAAAAACGCGCGGGCATGTTCAGCCGCAACAGTTCGACACGCCCCCGTGATGTGATCGACGGTCTGTCCAACACACTTTGTGTCGGCGAAAGGCAGAACGGCGTATTCAGAAATGGTGCCGCCCACGGAAACCATTTTGAATACGAAACCACCTGGGCCGGTGCCGTCCGTGAAATTACCGATGCCACCGATGACCACGGGCATATGATCCTGTTTCAGACAGGTCATGTCCCCAACAATCCGGCAAGTGATGACCGCGATGTCTCAGCTCCGCATGTGGGGTTCGCGCAGTTTCTGCTGGGAGATGGATCGGTCAGACTGATCGGTTCCAGCATTGATTTCGGACTTTACTCCGCGCTGGGTACGATTGCCGGCGGTGAAGTGATCGGCGAGTATTAATTCTCACAAGTTAACAAGAGAAACGATGCAGGCTCACATCAACGTGGTGTGAGCCTGTTTGTCAATAGTCACATACGACCTGAGACTAAAAAGATTGCACACAGAAATACACGTTGATTAAGAACGTATCAACTTCAGGAACGGATGAATGGCTTCTTGGGATTAAGGAATTCAGTCATAAATTCGAGATAGTTTCTCGCC
The sequence above is a segment of the Gimesia algae genome. Coding sequences within it:
- a CDS encoding DUF1559 domain-containing protein, which produces MKTKRFVPRGFTLIELLVVIAIIAILIALLLPAVQQAREAARRLSCKNNLKQLGLGLHNYQETHGCYPPGYVYKPGTDGNQSGFGWVTMILPMIDQANLYNQFDLEEPIFSPVNLIPRERQIPGLLCPSDSVSENGFIEMGSSAERYAMGCYVASFGPPDLDATQEKRAGMFSRNSSTRPRDVIDGLSNTLCVGERQNGVFRNGAAHGNHFEYETTWAGAVREITDATDDHGHMILFQTGHVPNNPASDDRDVSAPHVGFAQFLLGDGSVRLIGSSIDFGLYSALGTIAGGEVIGEY